The Candidatus Eisenbacteria bacterium nucleotide sequence ACATTCATGGACCATTTCTACCGCAATTACGGCGTAAATCCTGGCCGCTCAGGCTACGACCTCTGTATGGAGAGCGGGGAGCTGGTTGAGAAGACGCGGAAAGAACTGACAGAATTCTTCAACGGAAAAGACCCAAATCGACTCTGCTTCTGCTATAACTCGACTGATGTGTTGAACGTCAATTGTTTTTCCCGTTGGCGACAATTAGAATTCCCGTTTTTTC carries:
- a CDS encoding aminotransferase class V-fold PLP-dependent enzyme translates to MTKQIFLDNGATSFPKPEEVYTFMDHFYRNYGVNPGRSGYDLCMESGELVEKTRKELTEFFNGKDPNRLCFCYNSTDVLNVNCFSRWRQLEFPFF